The following proteins come from a genomic window of Pseudomonas putida:
- a CDS encoding LysR substrate-binding domain-containing protein: MNYRHLTPSMSLLLAFEAAARHESYTRAAAELSLTQSAVSRQVQALEQQLGLTLFRREGRQVQLTDVGRLYQRELSEALGRIRSATLQALAYQSGVGTLRLATLPTFGSKWLLPRLHAFYSAHPGMLVHIHSRIEAINFDTSEIDAAIGVASHDLPGLICHRLHAEELVVILPPQANVDAQGWDPARISAEVLLNVANNPHAWGEWFSHHGLPHRAMRLGPSFELTSHLIQAVRAGIGIGLVPRILVDEELAKGELFSPGTAFASQRSYYLIYPPRNEALPSLRAFRGWLLEQI; this comes from the coding sequence ATGAATTACCGCCACCTGACACCCTCCATGTCATTGCTGCTGGCTTTCGAGGCTGCCGCCCGGCATGAAAGCTACACCCGCGCAGCTGCCGAACTGTCCCTGACCCAGAGCGCGGTCAGCCGCCAGGTGCAGGCGCTGGAACAGCAACTCGGGCTGACCCTGTTCCGCCGCGAAGGCCGCCAGGTACAACTTACCGACGTTGGTCGGCTGTACCAGCGCGAGCTCAGCGAAGCCTTGGGCCGCATTCGCAGTGCCACCTTGCAGGCCCTGGCTTACCAATCAGGGGTCGGTACGCTGCGCCTGGCGACCTTGCCCACTTTCGGCTCCAAGTGGCTGCTGCCGCGCCTGCATGCCTTCTACAGCGCCCACCCGGGCATGCTGGTGCATATACACTCGCGGATCGAAGCGATCAACTTCGACACCAGCGAGATCGATGCCGCTATCGGCGTGGCTAGCCATGACCTGCCCGGACTGATCTGCCATCGGCTGCATGCCGAGGAACTGGTGGTGATCCTCCCACCGCAAGCCAACGTCGACGCCCAGGGTTGGGACCCGGCACGTATCAGCGCTGAGGTACTGCTCAACGTTGCCAACAATCCGCATGCCTGGGGCGAGTGGTTTTCACACCATGGCCTGCCGCACCGGGCGATGCGCCTGGGGCCGAGTTTCGAGCTGACGTCACACCTGATCCAGGCGGTACGGGCAGGCATCGGCATCGGCTTGGTACCGCGGATACTGGTGGACGAGGAGCTGGCCAAGGGCGAACTGTTCAGCCCTGGTACGGCGTTCGCCAGCCAGCGCAGCTATTACTTGATCTATCCGCCAAGGAACGAAGCGTTGCCCTCGCTGCGGGCGTTTCGTGGATGGTTGCTCGAGCAGATCTGA
- a CDS encoding amino acid permease translates to MSEHNMHSGELKRGLKNRHIQLIALGGAIGTGLFLGSAGVMKSAGPSMILGYAICGFIAFMIMRQLGEMIVEEPVAGSFSHFAHKYWGGFAGFMSGWNCWVLYILVGMSELTAVGKYIHYWWPEIPTWVTAAGFFLLINVINLMNVKVFGEAEFWFAIIKVAAIVGMIGLGAYLLTSGSGGPEASVTNLWAHGGFFPHGVSGLVMALAFIMFSFGGLEMLGFTAAEADKPKTVIPKAINQVIYRILIFYIGALVVLLSLTPWDSLVASIDASGGSYGSSPFVQVFSLLGSDVAAHLLNFVVLTAALSVYNSGTYCNARMLLGMAEQGDAPAALAKVDKRGVPVRSILVSAAVTLIAVLLNYFMPHNALELLMSLVVATLVINWAMISYSHLKFRQHLDRTGQKPLFKALWYPYGNYICLAFVVLILGIMLQIPGIQVSVYAIPVWVLMMFVFYIIKSKRRELGNGAAAGTVTK, encoded by the coding sequence ATGAGTGAACACAACATGCATTCAGGCGAGCTCAAGCGGGGCCTGAAGAACCGCCACATCCAGTTGATCGCCCTTGGCGGCGCGATTGGTACCGGCCTGTTCCTTGGCTCGGCAGGCGTGATGAAATCCGCCGGCCCGTCGATGATCCTGGGCTACGCCATCTGCGGCTTCATCGCCTTCATGATCATGCGCCAGCTTGGTGAGATGATCGTCGAAGAGCCGGTGGCCGGTTCGTTCAGCCACTTTGCCCATAAGTACTGGGGCGGTTTTGCCGGTTTCATGTCGGGCTGGAACTGCTGGGTGCTGTACATCCTGGTGGGCATGTCGGAGCTGACGGCGGTCGGCAAGTACATTCACTACTGGTGGCCGGAGATCCCGACGTGGGTTACGGCAGCGGGCTTCTTCCTGCTGATCAACGTCATCAACCTCATGAACGTGAAGGTGTTCGGCGAAGCCGAGTTCTGGTTCGCCATCATCAAGGTCGCGGCCATCGTCGGCATGATCGGCCTGGGCGCCTACCTACTGACCAGCGGCAGCGGCGGCCCCGAGGCTTCGGTGACCAACCTGTGGGCTCATGGGGGCTTCTTCCCGCATGGTGTCAGCGGCCTGGTCATGGCGCTGGCGTTCATCATGTTCTCCTTCGGGGGCCTGGAAATGCTCGGCTTCACTGCAGCCGAAGCAGATAAGCCGAAAACCGTGATCCCCAAGGCCATCAACCAGGTCATCTACCGCATCCTGATCTTCTACATCGGTGCGCTGGTCGTGCTGTTGTCGCTGACCCCGTGGGACAGCCTGGTGGCCAGCATCGATGCTTCTGGCGGCAGCTACGGTAGCAGCCCGTTCGTTCAGGTGTTCTCGCTGTTGGGCAGCGACGTGGCCGCCCACCTGTTGAACTTCGTGGTCCTGACGGCGGCACTGTCGGTGTACAACAGTGGTACCTACTGCAATGCCCGCATGCTGCTTGGCATGGCCGAGCAAGGTGATGCCCCCGCAGCCCTGGCCAAAGTCGACAAGCGCGGCGTGCCGGTGCGTTCGATCCTGGTGTCGGCAGCCGTTACCCTGATTGCCGTGCTGCTCAACTACTTCATGCCGCATAATGCGCTGGAGCTGCTGATGTCGCTGGTAGTAGCGACCCTGGTGATCAACTGGGCAATGATCAGTTACTCGCACCTGAAATTCCGCCAGCACCTGGACCGCACCGGCCAGAAGCCGCTGTTCAAGGCCCTGTGGTACCCCTACGGCAACTACATCTGCCTGGCATTCGTGGTACTGATCCTGGGCATCATGCTGCAGATCCCGGGCATCCAGGTTTCGGTGTATGCCATTCCGGTCTGGGTGCTGATGATGTTCGTCTTCTATATCATCAAGTCCAAGCGTCGTGAGCTGGGCAATGGCGCAGCAGCCGGCACCGTTACCAAGTAA
- the rluB gene encoding 23S rRNA pseudouridine(2605) synthase RluB, translated as MSEQDLQNTEITPPAGEKLQKVLARIGVGSRRDVEAWISQGRIKVNGVEATLGQRVDLHDAIAVDGKLIKREEAAEATRRVIMYNKPDGEICTRDDPEGRPTVFDRLPRPKEGRWINIGRLDINTTGLLLFTTDGELANRLMHPSYEMDREYAVRVRGEVDDEMIERLKAGVMLEDGPAKFTDIQKAPGGEGFNHWYHCVVMEGRNREVRRLWESQGMVVSRLKRVRFGPVFLNSDLPMGRWREMTQGEIDILAAEVGLQPVALPAMNLKAKDKMERLQRKSTRPMGRSERVRSLRPAQEAAAAERPARQPREEAPRKGSRGSAVAERPSEMRKRPAKTDGDKPAGRGRGKPRG; from the coding sequence ATGAGTGAGCAAGACCTGCAAAATACCGAAATCACCCCGCCAGCCGGCGAAAAACTGCAGAAAGTGCTGGCGCGCATCGGCGTGGGCTCGCGCCGTGACGTCGAAGCCTGGATCAGCCAGGGCCGCATCAAGGTCAATGGCGTCGAGGCCACCCTCGGCCAGCGCGTCGACCTTCACGATGCCATCGCTGTCGACGGCAAGCTGATCAAGCGCGAAGAGGCCGCCGAGGCCACGCGCCGAGTGATCATGTATAACAAGCCCGATGGCGAGATCTGCACCCGTGACGACCCGGAAGGTCGCCCGACCGTGTTCGACCGCCTGCCGCGGCCGAAAGAAGGCCGCTGGATCAACATTGGCCGACTGGACATCAATACCACCGGTCTGCTGCTGTTCACCACCGACGGTGAACTGGCCAACCGCCTGATGCACCCGTCCTACGAGATGGACCGCGAATACGCGGTGCGTGTCCGTGGCGAAGTCGACGACGAGATGATCGAACGCCTGAAGGCGGGCGTGATGCTTGAAGACGGCCCGGCCAAGTTCACCGACATCCAGAAGGCCCCAGGTGGTGAAGGTTTCAACCACTGGTACCACTGCGTGGTGATGGAAGGTCGTAACCGTGAGGTGCGCCGCCTGTGGGAATCCCAGGGTATGGTGGTCAGCCGCCTCAAGCGCGTGCGTTTTGGCCCGGTGTTCCTCAACTCCGATCTGCCGATGGGTCGCTGGCGTGAAATGACCCAGGGTGAAATCGACATCCTGGCCGCTGAAGTGGGCCTGCAGCCGGTGGCGCTGCCTGCCATGAACCTCAAGGCCAAAGACAAGATGGAGCGCCTGCAGCGCAAGTCGACCCGGCCCATGGGGCGTAGCGAGCGCGTGCGCAGCCTGCGCCCGGCGCAGGAAGCCGCAGCTGCCGAGCGTCCGGCTCGCCAGCCGCGTGAAGAAGCGCCACGCAAAGGCAGCCGCGGCAGTGCGGTGGCTGAGCGTCCAAGCGAGATGCGCAAGCGCCCGGCCAAGACCGACGGTGACAAGCCGGCAGGGCGTGGTCGCGGCAAGCCGCGTGGCTGA
- the scpB gene encoding SMC-Scp complex subunit ScpB, whose translation MNLNEPRDLASLIEAFLLASGKPQSLERLYELFEEAERPEPKVFKKALDVLGKSCSGRAFELKEVASGYRLQIRDNFAPWVGRLWEERPQRYSRALLETMALIAYRQPITRGEIEDVRGVAVNSNIIKTLMEREWIRVVGHREVPGRPAMFATTKAFLDHFNLKSLDELPALAELREMEPEPLLDPDDAPVPAHLQALADASLADEEALAEPKEETSFRSLLVELDAMEEGLKTDFDDLPEEEAAEPEVLVEDHGKLQP comes from the coding sequence ATGAATCTGAATGAACCCCGCGACCTGGCGTCGCTGATCGAGGCGTTTCTGCTCGCCTCAGGCAAGCCGCAATCTCTTGAACGGCTGTACGAGCTGTTCGAGGAGGCCGAGCGCCCTGAGCCGAAGGTATTCAAGAAAGCCTTGGACGTGCTCGGCAAATCCTGCAGTGGTCGGGCCTTCGAACTCAAGGAAGTGGCCAGCGGCTATCGCCTGCAGATTCGCGACAATTTCGCGCCGTGGGTGGGCCGCCTGTGGGAAGAACGCCCGCAGCGCTATTCCCGTGCGCTGCTCGAAACCATGGCCTTGATCGCCTACCGCCAGCCCATCACCCGCGGCGAGATCGAGGACGTGCGGGGTGTTGCGGTCAACAGCAACATCATCAAGACCCTGATGGAGCGTGAATGGATCCGGGTGGTTGGCCACCGCGAGGTCCCTGGGCGGCCGGCGATGTTCGCCACCACCAAGGCGTTTCTCGATCATTTCAACCTCAAGAGCCTGGACGAGTTGCCGGCCTTGGCCGAGCTGCGCGAAATGGAGCCGGAGCCGTTGCTGGACCCAGATGATGCACCGGTGCCGGCGCATTTGCAGGCGTTGGCCGATGCCAGCCTGGCCGATGAGGAGGCGCTTGCCGAACCTAAGGAGGAGACGAGCTTTCGTAGCCTGCTGGTGGAGCTGGATGCGATGGAGGAGGGGCTCAAGACCGATTTCGATGATTTGCCAGAGGAAGAGGCGGCAGAGCCTGAGGTCTTGGTTGAGGACCACGGCAAGCTGCAGCCATGA
- a CDS encoding segregation and condensation protein A, which yields MEVILEAFEGPLDLLLYLIRKQNIDILDIPVAEITRQYMGYVELMKSVRLELAAEYLVMAAMLAEIKSRMLLPRSAEVEEEEGDPRAELIRRLQEYERFKAAAEGIDELPRVGRDVVVPRLEAPQAKVRKLLPQVSLEELLVSMAEVMRRNDLFESHQITRETLSTRERMSEVLARLKGGGFMPFVELFTAEEGKLGVVVTFMAILELVKESLIELVQNEPFAAIHVRVRAESVEEPDESE from the coding sequence CTGGAGGTCATCCTCGAGGCCTTCGAAGGCCCACTCGACCTGCTGCTTTACCTGATCCGCAAGCAGAACATCGACATTCTCGACATCCCCGTGGCGGAGATCACCCGCCAGTACATGGGGTACGTCGAGTTGATGAAAAGCGTGCGCCTGGAGTTGGCCGCCGAATACCTGGTGATGGCTGCCATGCTTGCCGAGATCAAGTCGCGCATGTTGCTGCCACGCTCCGCGGAGGTCGAGGAGGAGGAAGGCGACCCGCGTGCCGAACTGATCCGGCGCTTGCAGGAGTACGAGCGTTTCAAGGCTGCGGCCGAAGGCATCGATGAACTGCCGCGGGTTGGCCGTGACGTCGTGGTGCCGCGCCTTGAGGCGCCCCAGGCCAAGGTGCGCAAGCTGTTGCCCCAGGTCAGCCTGGAAGAGTTGCTGGTTTCCATGGCCGAGGTGATGCGCCGCAACGACCTGTTCGAAAGCCACCAGATCACCCGTGAGACGCTGTCTACCCGCGAGCGCATGAGCGAAGTGCTGGCGCGCCTCAAGGGCGGTGGCTTTATGCCTTTCGTCGAGCTGTTTACGGCTGAGGAAGGCAAGCTGGGGGTGGTGGTCACCTTCATGGCAATTCTTGAGTTGGTGAAGGAATCGCTGATCGAACTGGTGCAGAATGAGCCTTTCGCCGCGATCCATGTCCGGGTGCGTGCCGAGTCTGTCGAAGAACCTGATGAATCTGAATGA
- a CDS encoding L-threonylcarbamoyladenylate synthase — MSQFFQIHPENPQPRLIRQAVEIIRKGGVVVYPTDSAYALGCQIGDKAAIERVRRLRGLDKTHNFTLMCCDMSQLGLYAKVDTGTFRLLKAHVPGPYTFILNGTREVPRLLLHEKRRTIGLRVPDHGITLALLAELGEPLMSVSLILPGDSEPMTDPYEIRERLEHHVDLVIDGGFGDLKASTIIDLSGDEPEVIREGCGDPSPFLVNA; from the coding sequence GTGAGCCAATTTTTCCAGATTCATCCGGAGAACCCCCAGCCGCGGCTGATTCGCCAGGCGGTGGAAATCATCCGCAAGGGCGGTGTGGTCGTCTATCCGACCGACTCGGCCTACGCACTGGGATGCCAGATCGGTGACAAGGCAGCGATCGAACGGGTTCGGCGTCTGCGCGGGTTGGACAAGACCCACAATTTCACCCTGATGTGCTGCGACATGTCGCAGCTGGGCCTTTACGCCAAGGTTGACACCGGCACCTTCCGTTTGCTCAAGGCCCACGTACCCGGCCCCTACACGTTCATCCTCAATGGCACCCGTGAGGTGCCGCGGCTGTTGCTGCACGAGAAGCGTCGCACCATAGGCCTGCGGGTTCCGGATCATGGCATCACCCTGGCCCTGCTGGCAGAGCTGGGTGAGCCGCTGATGAGCGTGAGCCTGATCCTGCCCGGTGATAGCGAGCCCATGACCGACCCCTATGAAATCCGCGAGCGCCTGGAACATCACGTGGACCTGGTCATTGACGGCGGTTTCGGCGACCTCAAGGCCTCGACCATCATCGACCTGTCCGGCGACGAGCCCGAAGTGATCCGCGAAGGCTGCGGCGACCCCTCGCCATTTCTGGTCAACGCGTGA
- a CDS encoding PHP domain-containing protein, whose product MNVDLHCHSTASDGALAPAVLVARAQEHGVQTLALTDHDTLEGLPEARQACVERGMRWVSGVELSCTWGGATIHVLGYDFPLEAPPLLEAIESLHRGRWLRAEEIDKRLAAKGMRGTLEGARAVQQELGDSGNAPARPHFAEHLVRAGHVKDRGEAFRKWLGAGKLGDVKLHWPTLEETVATLRQSNAWVSLAHPMHYDLTRSKRRRLIADYIQAGGQALEVVNGMMPAEQVGTMSILTREFGLLASAGSDFHGPGTWGEIGAYRPLPEDLPPLWRRFSHEQPMAI is encoded by the coding sequence ATGAATGTTGATCTGCACTGTCACAGCACGGCCTCCGACGGCGCCCTGGCGCCCGCGGTCCTGGTCGCCCGGGCCCAAGAGCACGGGGTGCAGACGTTGGCACTGACCGACCATGACACCCTTGAAGGCCTGCCCGAGGCCCGCCAGGCCTGCGTCGAACGAGGTATGCGCTGGGTCAGCGGGGTGGAACTTTCGTGCACGTGGGGGGGCGCGACCATCCATGTACTGGGGTATGACTTCCCGCTTGAAGCCCCGCCGCTGCTCGAAGCGATCGAATCCCTGCACCGTGGACGCTGGCTGCGCGCCGAGGAAATCGACAAACGGCTAGCGGCCAAGGGCATGCGAGGTACCCTTGAGGGTGCCCGCGCCGTGCAGCAGGAGTTGGGCGACAGCGGTAACGCGCCGGCACGGCCGCATTTTGCCGAGCACCTGGTGCGTGCAGGCCACGTCAAAGACCGTGGTGAAGCGTTTCGCAAGTGGTTGGGGGCCGGCAAGCTGGGTGACGTCAAGCTGCATTGGCCGACGCTTGAGGAAACCGTTGCAACATTGCGCCAGTCCAATGCCTGGGTGAGCCTGGCCCATCCGATGCACTACGATCTGACCCGCAGCAAGCGCAGGCGCCTGATTGCCGACTATATTCAGGCAGGTGGGCAGGCGCTTGAAGTGGTCAATGGGATGATGCCTGCCGAGCAGGTGGGCACGATGTCCATCCTCACTCGTGAGTTCGGCCTGCTGGCAAGCGCTGGCAGCGATTTCCACGGCCCCGGCACCTGGGGCGAGATCGGTGCCTACCGGCCATTGCCTGAGGATCTGCCACCTCTGTGGCGCCGATTCAGCCATGAACAACCTATGGCGATATGA
- a CDS encoding septation protein A, which produces MKQFIDFIPLLLFFIVYKLDPRPMEVAGHSFEFGGIYSATAMLIISSLVVYGALFLRQRKLEKGQWLTLVACLVFGGLTLTFHSETFLKWKAPVVNWLFALGFAGSHFIGDRVLIKRIMGHALTLPDAIWTRLNLAWIAFFLFCGAANLFVAFTFQEFWVDFKVFGSLGMTVIFLVAQGVYLSRHLHDDPSTSKPKD; this is translated from the coding sequence GTGAAACAATTCATCGATTTCATCCCGCTGCTACTGTTCTTCATCGTCTACAAACTCGACCCTCGCCCCATGGAAGTTGCCGGGCACAGCTTCGAATTCGGCGGCATCTACAGCGCCACGGCAATGCTGATCATCAGTTCGCTGGTGGTATATGGCGCGCTGTTCCTGCGCCAGCGCAAGCTGGAGAAAGGCCAATGGCTGACGCTGGTCGCCTGCCTGGTATTCGGCGGCCTGACCCTCACCTTCCATAGCGAAACCTTCCTCAAGTGGAAGGCACCGGTGGTCAACTGGCTGTTCGCCCTGGGCTTTGCCGGCAGCCACTTCATCGGGGACCGGGTGCTGATCAAGCGCATCATGGGCCACGCCCTGACCTTGCCCGATGCCATCTGGACCCGACTGAACCTGGCCTGGATCGCATTTTTCCTGTTCTGTGGCGCGGCCAACCTGTTTGTGGCCTTCACCTTCCAGGAATTCTGGGTCGACTTCAAAGTCTTCGGCAGCCTGGGCATGACCGTGATATTCCTGGTGGCGCAGGGCGTGTACCTGTCGCGCCATCTGCACGACGACCCTTCTACCTCCAAACCCAAGGATTGA
- a CDS encoding YciI family protein encodes MLYAIIASDVENSLEKRLAARPAHIERLKQLQSEGRVVLAGPHPAIDSNDPGEAGFSGSLIVAEFDSLSAAQAWADADPYIAAGVYDQVIVKPFKQVLP; translated from the coding sequence ATGCTTTACGCCATCATTGCCAGCGACGTCGAAAATTCCCTGGAAAAGCGCCTGGCCGCGCGCCCGGCGCATATCGAGCGCCTGAAGCAGCTGCAAAGCGAAGGCCGCGTGGTACTGGCCGGCCCACACCCGGCCATCGACAGCAACGACCCGGGCGAAGCCGGTTTCAGCGGCAGCCTGATCGTCGCTGAGTTCGATTCCCTCAGCGCTGCCCAGGCCTGGGCCGATGCCGACCCGTACATTGCAGCGGGTGTTTACGACCAGGTCATCGTAAAACCTTTCAAGCAAGTCTTGCCCTGA